A section of the Sphaerodactylus townsendi isolate TG3544 linkage group LG11, MPM_Stown_v2.3, whole genome shotgun sequence genome encodes:
- the PDIA4 gene encoding protein disulfide-isomerase A4 gives MRKVRQACLLTLLLALAQLALFAQGEEEEPGAESLAKEEVDDDEDEDDDEDDDSEVKEENGVLVLNDANFDTFVEGQDTVLLEFYAPWCGHCKQFAPEYEKIAKTLKEIDPPIPVAKIDATAATAVSSRFDVGGYPTIKILKKGQPVDYEGSRTEAEIVAKVKEVSQPDWTPPPEATLVLTKDNFDETVNEADIILVEFYAPWCGHCKQLAPEYEKAAKELSKRTPPIPLAKVDATAETDLAKKFDVSGYPTLKIFRKGKPFDYNGPREKYGIVDYMIEQAGPPSKQIQAIKQVQEFIKDGDDVIIIGLFKGDQEPAYQLYQEAANKLREDYKFHHTFSNEISSFLKVDLGKLVVMQPEKFQSKYEPKMQVLDIKESTDGAAITDHVVKHALPLVGHRKTSNDAKRYGKKPLVVVYYMVDFSFDYRVATQYWRNKVLEVAKDFPEYTFAIADEEDYSSEIKDLGLIDSGEDVNAAIFDEGGKKYAMEPEEFDSDVLREFVVAFKKGKLKPIVKSQPIPKHNKGPVKIVVGKTFDSIVLDPNSDVLIEFYAPWCGHCKKLEPIYLELGKKYKNQKNLVIAKMDATANDITNDSYKAEGFPTIYFAPSNKKTNPIKFEGGERSLEHLSKFVEEHATKLSRTKEEL, from the exons ATGAGGAAGGTGCGCCAAGCCTGCCTGCTGACCCTCCTACTGGCGCTGGCACAGCTCGCTCTCTTCGCCCAGGGCGAAGAAGAGGAGCCAGGCGCAG AATCTCTGGCCAAAGAGGAAGTTGATgacgacgaggacgaggacgatgATGAAGATGACGATTCCGAAGTGAAAGAAGAAAATGGTGTCCTAGTGTTGAATGACGCAAACTTCGATACGTTTGTTGAAGGCCAGGATACTGTGCTTTTAGAATTCTATGCCCCATG GTGTGGACATTGCAAGCAGTTTGCTCCGGAATATGAAAAGATCGCCAAAACATTGAAAGAAATCGACCCTCCCATCCCTGTTGCCAAAATAGACGCTACGGCAGCCACTGCTGTGTCAAGTCGTTTTGATGTTGGCGGTTACCCAACCATCAAAATTCTGAAGAAGGGTCAGCCTGTGGATTATGAAGGCTCAAGGACAGAAGCTG aaattgtggCTAAAGTGAAAGAGGTTTCACAGCCTGATTGGACCCCTCCACCTGAAGCAACTTTGGTGCTGACAAAAGACAACTTTGATGAAACTGTGAATGAGGCTGACATAATCTTGGTTGAATTCTATGCTCCATG gtgTGGACACTGCAAACAACTAGCTCCGGAATATGAGAAAGCAGCCAAGGAGCTTAGCAAACGCACTCCTCCAATCCCCCTGGCAAAAGTTGATGCTACTGCTGAAACGGATCTTGCCAAGAAATTCGACGTGTCTGGATACCCAACACTCAAGATCTTCCGTAAGGGAAAGCCGTTCGACTACAATGGCCCAAGAGAAAAATATG GAATTGTGGATTACATGATAGAGCAGGCCGGCCCCCCCTCCAAACAAATCCAGGCTATCAAACAAGTGCAAGAATTTATAAAGGATGGAGATGATGTCATCATCATTGGCCTCTTCAAAGGGGATCAGGAGCCAGCCTACCAACTTTATCAAGAGGCTG CGAACAAACTAAGGGAGGATTACAAATTCCATCACACCTTCAGCAACGAAATCTCGAGCTTCTTGAAAGTCGACCTTGGGAAATTGGTGGTGATGCAGCCTGAAAAATTTCAGTCCAAATATGAGCCCAAAATGCAGGTCTTGGATATTAAA GAGTCCACCGATGGTGCTGCGATTACAGATCATGTGGTGAAACATGCCTTGCCTCTGGTTGGTCATCGCAAGACGTCCAATGATGCTAAGAGATACGGAAAGAAGCCGCTTGTAGTCGTATATTATATGGTAGACTTCAGCTTTGATTATCGCGTGG CTACCCAGTACTGGCGGAACAAAGTTTTGGAGGTGGCGAAGGACTTCCCGGAATATACGTTTGCCATTGCTGATGAAGAAGACTACTCCAGTGAGATAAAGGACCTGGGTCTGATAGACAGTGGCGAGGACGTCAACGCTGCAATTTTCGATGAAGGGGGCAAGAAATATGCCATGGAACCAGAAGAGTTTGACTCGGATGTGCTACGGGAATTTGTTGTAGCATTCAAAAAAG GTAAACTAAAACCCATCGTGAAATCCCAGCCGATCCCCAAACATAACAAGGGACCCGTGAAGATTGTAGTTGGTAAAACGTTTGACTCGATAGTATTGGATCCTAACTCTGATGTCCTCATAGAATTCTATGCTCCCTGGTGTGGGCACTGCAAGAAACTTGAACCTATCTACCTAGAGTTGGGTAAGAAATACAAGAACCAGAAAAACCTGGTCATCGCCAAGATGGATGCTACTGCCAATGACATCACCAACGACAGCTACAAAGCAGAAGGGTTCCCCACTATCTATTTTGCTCCCAGCAACAAGAAGACGAATCCTATTAAGTTTGAAGGTGGGGAGAGATCTCTGGAGCACTTGAGCAAATTTGTAGAAGAACACGCCACCAAACTGAGCAGAACAAAAGAAGAACTTTGA